The following coding sequences are from one Pongo abelii isolate AG06213 chromosome 3, NHGRI_mPonAbe1-v2.0_pri, whole genome shotgun sequence window:
- the CAMK2D gene encoding calcium/calmodulin-dependent protein kinase type II subunit delta isoform X14, producing the protein MASTTTCTRFTDEYQLFEELGKGAFSVVRRCMKIPTGQEYAAKIINTKKLSARGSQESTVISQLHGYLS; encoded by the exons ATGGCTTCGACCACAACCTGCACCAGGTTCACGGACGAGTATCAGCTTTTCGAGGAGCTTGGAAA GGGGGCATTCTCAGTGGTGAGAAGATGTATGAAAATTCCTACTGGACAAGAATATGCTGCCAAAATTATCAACACCAAAAAGCTTTCTGCTAGGG GCAGTCAAGAAAGTACTGTAATTTCTCAGCTTCATGGTTACTTGTCTTGA